The following nucleotide sequence is from Nitrospira sp..
AGGACATCCTGCGCCTCGAACCCGATAACCTCATGGCCCTGATCAGGAAACGTGACCTCTACATTCGACTCGAGAAATGGAGCGATGCCCTGGAGATTCAGCACCGCCTGGCCAAAGCCCATCTCCCGGAAAGTGAACGGCGGACGGAGGCCAACCTCCTGCTGGGATGCACGTATGAGGTCGGGCGGCAGCTCTTGGAACGGGGGCATCCCGACAAGGCCCGTCGCTATTTTCGTGGCGCCATCAAAAAAGATCGCACGTTTTTGCCGGCGTACATCGGACTGGGAGAAATTCTCGTCCGGGAAGGCAAAACCAAGAACGCCGTCGAGATCCTGAAGAAGATCTACGCCAAGACCCGCAGTGTCATCATCCTCCACCGGCTGGAGGAATTGTTCCTTGAACTCGGAGAGCCGGATGAGATCATTCGGGTCTACCAAGAGGCTCTGCAGCAGGACCCCCATAACACCGTCATTCAGTTTTATCTTGGTAAGCTATATTACCGCCTGGAAATGGTGGATGAGGCCTACGACATTCTGTCCACGCTCGACAGCACCCACGAACAACTGGTGGACTACCACAAGATCATGGCGAACCTGTACCTGCGCAAGCAGCACATGGATGAAGCCGTAGGTGAACTCAAGAAGGCCTTGGGCTTCCGAAAACGCGTCGTGGTTCCCTATCTCTGCACTCAATGCCATCATGAAATCGCCGAGTGGTCCGGACGTTGCCGACGCTGTGGACGCTGGAACACCTATGTAGCCTTGCCCTGGCTCGACGCCAACAAGCCCGAAGCTGAACGAGACGGGTCAACCGCTAGAATCCGTGCCGTGCCTTATCAGGGCATTGCATCTCCTTTTGAAACCGTGTAGGGTTTTCCCGCCGTTTTTATCTATCGCCAAGCTCGCATGCTGCCCTTCGCCGTACCAGATGGGAGCAGTCGTTTGTCTTTTTGAGGAGTTGCGTGCATGACTGATTTCAAGATCTTAGCCGACAAAGCGTTGCGTGACGAAGCTCTCAGCCGGGAGGAAAGCCTTTCCGTCCTCCAAGCTCCGGATTCGCGGTTACTGGAACTCCTCCAGGCTGCCTTCCAGGTCCGCGAGCGCTATTTCGGCAAGACCGTCCGACTGCAAATGCTGCTCAATGCCAAAAGCGGCGCCTGTCAGGAGGACTGCCACTATTGTTCCCAGTCTGCCGTCTCGACGGCCCCGATTGAACGATATGGCTTACTCCCCCTGGAAAACATGCTGACGGGCGCGCGCCGGGCAGCCGCGGCCAAGGCTCAACGCTACTGCATCGTCATCAGCGGACGCAGCCCGCTCGATCGCGAAGTGGCCGACATCGCCACCGCTGTCCGTACCATCAAACAGCAGGTTCCCATTCAGATTTGCTGCTCTCTCGGCCTGCTGAACGAACGCCAAGCGAAG
It contains:
- a CDS encoding tetratricopeptide repeat protein, whose amino-acid sequence is MFRLLSTIFLVSLGIFLYSYFRELNPGTVAIRTSPDALFELSPVTLVLLSIALGAVLVTLIVTIKETSHVFMNWRTNRLVRRKEKVDALHRDGTHAFMSKRTADAVRLFERALVIDPNRTDSLLWLGNIYRSESNFTEAIRLHQQAHRIEERNVEILLELAKDLEGARRYEDALQTLQDILRLEPDNLMALIRKRDLYIRLEKWSDALEIQHRLAKAHLPESERRTEANLLLGCTYEVGRQLLERGHPDKARRYFRGAIKKDRTFLPAYIGLGEILVREGKTKNAVEILKKIYAKTRSVIILHRLEELFLELGEPDEIIRVYQEALQQDPHNTVIQFYLGKLYYRLEMVDEAYDILSTLDSTHEQLVDYHKIMANLYLRKQHMDEAVGELKKALGFRKRVVVPYLCTQCHHEIAEWSGRCRRCGRWNTYVALPWLDANKPEAERDGSTARIRAVPYQGIASPFETV